A part of Babylonia areolata isolate BAREFJ2019XMU chromosome 6, ASM4173473v1, whole genome shotgun sequence genomic DNA contains:
- the LOC143283026 gene encoding bcl-2 homologous antagonist/killer-like, producing the protein MASWDGSSHSQNDGEEKDSFLKPSPSQVMLTPRPPDEISPDSEENVKEQTEDVFRNFVYQRYRNDNIQQPYENTPVDPEITNLPRIPDSSSAEIGRQLARIGDDINEKYKDTFDTLIISMNIGSDADSAYEAFAGVARKLFSEGTNWGRIITLLCFGYRMAIRLLRSQAGKLSGFLRRIGQFLLRFLVTEKISKWIADNGGWRAALTFKPTVGTKTIAAIISLAAVTVLAVITWNRHSL; encoded by the exons ATGGCATCCTGGGATGGAAGCTCACATTCTCAGAATGATGGGGAAGAGAAGGACAGTTTTCTTAAACCTTCCCCGTCACAGGTGATGCTAACTCCTCGTCCTCCAGATGAGATTTCCCCTGACTCAGAAGAGAATGTGAAAGAACAGACTGAGGATGTTTTCCGAAACTTTGTGTATCAGCGGTACAGGAATGACAACATTCAACAGCCCTATGAGAACACTCCTGTAGACCCTGAAATTACTAACCTGCCAAGAATTCCTGACAG TTCTTCTGCAGAGATTGGCAGACAGTTGGCAAGGATTGGTGATGACATCAACGAGAAGTACAAGGACACGTTTGACACTTTGATCATTTCCATGAACATTGGTTCCGATGCTGATTCTGCCTATGAAGCTTTTGCTGGAGTGGCGAGAAA attgttTTCAGAAGGTACCAACTGGGGTCGCATCATCACATTACTGTGCTTTGGCTATCGCATGGCCATCAGACTACTGAGATCTCAGGCAGGGAAGTTGTCAGGATTTCTGCGGAGGATTGGACAGTTTTTGCTCAGGTTCCTGGTCACGGAGAAGATCTCCAAGTGGATTGCTGACAACGGAGGCTGG AGAGCTGCCCTGACGTTTAAACCGACCGTGGGCACCAAGACCATTGCCGCAATTATCAGTCTGGCTGCGGTCACAGTGCTTGCCGTCATCACCTGGAACCGTCActcactgtga
- the LOC143283024 gene encoding CAAX prenyl protease 1 homolog: MAVELEADQIFQAVVIFSWVVYAWETYLSSRQRKVVEKYTKVPDVLEGVLDTETFDKARLYQLDKSTFGFWYGLFSQVESTLILVLGGIPYLWAVAGRIIGHYGFGPDYEITQSLVFTVLSFIFSAVTSQPFSVYSTFVIEERHGFNKQTPGFYAKDQVKKFVVMLAILLPITATLIFIIKAGGDYFFIYAWFFTFVVSLLLITIYADYIAPLFDKFTPLPEGELRTQIEKLAASIKFPLTKLFVVEGSKRSSHSNAYFYGFFKNKRIVLFDTLLEDYAPQNKEADKEEKKAAEEGDKKEPEEEGEQTAPDSTKEQAEDLTKDKEEESEEAGDKEAEAGDEKGSEKAEEKKKHKKMGCNNAEVLAVLGHELGHWYLSHTLKNLIISQVNTFLCFLVFALLLNKTVLYEAFGFSTQPTLIGLFIIFQFVFAPYNELLSFMMTVLSRHFEFQADAFAKSMHFAEKLKSALVKLNRDNLGFPLTDWLFSAWHYSHPPLLERLKALDKTE, translated from the exons ATGGCAGTCGAACTGGAAGCAGACCAAATATTCCAAGCTGTTGTAATCTTTTCATGGGTCGTCTATGCCTGGGAAACCTATCTGTCGTCCAGACAG agaaagGTTGTTGAAAAATACACAAAAGTGCCAGATGTCCTGGAGGGAGTCTTGGACACAGAGACATTTGATAAAGCCAGGCTGTACCAGCTGGACAAAAGTACCTTTGGCTTTTGGTACGGTTTGTTTTCACAGGTTGAGTCCACG TTGATCCTCGTTTTGGGTGGGATACCCTACCTTTGGGCTGTGGCTGGCAGAATCATTGGCCACTATGGGTTTGGACCTGACTATGAG ATCACACAGTCATTGGTGTTCACTGTCCTGTCGTTCATCTTCTCTGCCGTCACCTCTCAGCCCTTCAGCGTATACAGCACCTTCGTCATTGAAGAGAGACACGGCTTCAACAAGCAG ACGCCAGGTTTCTACGCCAAGGACCAGGTCAAGAAGTTTGTGGTGATGCTGGCCATATTGCTGCCCATCACCGCcaccctcatcttcatcatcaaggCTGGCGGGGACTACTTCTTCATCTACGCCTGGTTCTTTACCTTTGTCGTCTCTCTG CTGCTGATCACGATCTATGCCGATTATATCGCACCTCTCTTTGATAAGTTCACCCCACTGCCTGAAGGGGAACTGCGGACGCAGATTGAAAAGCTGGCTGCAAGCATCAAGTTTCCCCTCACCAAACTGTTTGTTGTGGAAG GTTCCAAGCGGTCATCTCACAGCAACGCCTACTTCTACGGGTTCTTCAAGAACAAGCGCATTGTGCTGTTCGACACCCTGCTGGAGGACTACGCCCCACAGAACAAGGAAgcggacaaggaggagaagaaggctgCAGAGGAGGGGGACAAAAAGGAACCCGAGGAAGAGGGGGAGCAGACGGCGCCAGACAGCACCAAGGAACAGGCTGAGGACCTGACaaaggacaaggaggaagagagtgaggaagCGGGAGACAAAGAAGCTGAG GCTGGTGACGAGAAGGGGTCAGAGAaggcagaagagaagaagaagcacaagaagatGGGATGCAACAAcgctgaagtcctggctgtcctggGCCACGAGCTGGGCCACTGGTACCTCAGTCACACCCTCAAGAATCTCATCATCTCTCAG GTGAACACGTTCCTGTGTTTCCTGGTGTTTGCGTTGCTGCTGAACAAAACGGTGTTGTACGAGGCCTTTGGGTTCAGCACCCAGCCCACACTGATTGGTCTCTTCATCATCTTCCAGTTTGTCTTTGCCCCGTACAATGAG CTGCTGTCCTTCATGATGACGGTGCTGAGCCGCCACTTTGAGTTCCAAGCGGACGCCTTCGCCAAGAGCATGCACTTTGCCGAGAAGCTCAAGTCGGCCCTGGTCAAGCTGAACCGCGACAACCTGGGCTTCCCCCTGACGGACTGGCTGTTCTCCGCCTGGCActactcccaccctcccctcctggaGCGTCTCAAGGCGCTGGACAAAACGGAGTAA